From the genome of Phycicoccus duodecadis:
TCGAGTCCGCGGGCGGGGTGCTCGAGGACGTGCGCGGCGGCAAGCGCCGGTACTGGGTCCCCACCGGCGCGTGAGCCCCCCTACGCTGGCGGGATGAGCGACCTCATCGGCCCCGCCCTCGTCGTCACCCGCCCCGGAGGGCGCGACGTCCTCACCGTCGAGGACCGGGCCGCGGGGCATCCCGGCGAGGGGGAGCTCCTGGTCGAGGTCAGTGCCGTCGGGGTGAACTTCATCGACGTCTACCAGCGTGAGGGCGTCTACCCCATGCAGACCCCGTTCGTCTCCGGCAACGAGGGTGCGGGCACCGTGGTCGAGATCGGCGCGGGCGTCGACGGGTTCGCCGTCGGTGACCGGGTGGCCTGGCCGCAGGGCCTCGGCAGCGCCGCGCGCTACTCGGTGCAGCCGGCCGCGAGGGTGGTCCACGTCCCTGCCGGCGTCGACCTGGACGACGCGGCGGCCGTGATGCTCCAGGGCCTGACGGCCCACTATCTGGTCCGCAGCACGTTCCCCGTCGAGGAGGGCACCGTGGCCCTCGTGCACGCCGCCGCCGGCGGGGTCGGTCAGCTCCTCGTGCAGATGGTCAAGCGCCTCGGCGGCATGGTGGTGGCGACCGCCGGTGGCCCCGAGAAGTGCGAGACGGCCCGCGGCCGCGGCGCCGACCACGTGATCGACTACCGCGCCGTCGCCGACCTGGCCGCCGCCATCGACGAGGCCACCGGCGGCCGGGGCGTCGACGTCGCCTACGACGGGGTCGGCAAGGACACCTTCGACGCGTCGCTGGCGTCGCTGCGTCCCCGCGGCACCCTGGCCCTGTTCGGGGCCTCGAGCGGGCAGGTGCCGCCCTTCGACATCCAGCGGCTCAACTCGGGGGGCTCGCTCTTCCTGACCCGCCCCACCCTGGGCCACTACCTGCGGGACCGGGCCGAGCTCGAGTGGCGGGCCGACGAGGTGTTCCGGCAGGTGGCCGACGGCACGCTCGAGATCGCGGTCGGGGGGCGATACGACCTGCGCGACGCGGCCCGGGCGTACGAGGACCTCGAGGGCCGGCGCACCCAGGGCAAACTCCTGCTGCTCCCCTGAGCCGCAAGCCTGCCGGGGGCGTCGCCACGCCCGCCCCAGGCAGCGGGCATCCGCCCGCCGGGCCACTCAGGACCCGGAGACCCAGAGCACCGCGATGGCGGCGTTGAGCACGGCGAGCGCACCGGCGGCCGTCACCAGCTGCGGGCGCTCACCCTCGCCCTTGCGGACCTTGGCGGCGGCGATCTCGGCGCAGGCGGCGACGGCGATCGCGACGACCAGCTTCACGCCGATCTTGGCGTGGTTCACCGGGTCCGCGCCCGCCTCGGCGATGCCGACCAGGATCAGCCCGCTGACGATCTGGGCCCGGGCACCCCACAGCAGCGCGGGGGTCGAACGCCCGCGCGCGACGAACACCGCGCTGCCGACGATGGCGGCCATCCCCAGCAGGTGCAGCAGGACGAAGACGTTCTCGAGGAGGTCCATGCCCCCAGCCTAGGGGGCCGCCTCAGACGAGGCGGCGGCCCATCGCCCACGCCGTCAGCTCGTGGCGCGAGCTCAGCTGGAGCTTGCGCAGCACCGACGACACGTGGGTCTCGACGGTCTTGACCGAGATGAACAGCTCCTTGGCGACCTCCTTGTACTGGAAGCCGCGGGCGATGAGCCGCATCACCTCGCGCTCGCGGGCCGAGAGCCGGTCGAGCTCCTCGTCGACCTCGGCGATCTCGCCCGCCGCCGCCCCGAACGCGTCGAGCACGAAGCCGGCCAGCCGCGGCGAGAACACCGCGTCGCCGTCCGCCACCCGCCGGATGGCGGTCACCAGGTCGCGCGCGTTGATGGTCTTCGTGACGTAGCCGCGCGCCCCGGCCCGGATGACGGCGATGACGTCCTCCGCGGCGTCCGAGACCGACAGCGCCAGGAAGCGCACCGGCGCCCCCGAGGCGGTCTCGACGCCGGCACACCCGCGGATGACGTCGCCGCCGCCGTTGCCCGAGCCACCGGGCAGGTGCACGTCGAGCAGCACCACGTCGGGAGTCTCCTTGCGGATGACCGCGATCGCGCTGTCGACGTCGGGCGCCTCACCGACGAACTCGCACACGGGAGCACCGCCCGCCATCGCCTCGGTGAGCTCGGCCCGGACACCGGTGCGGAACATCCGGTGGTCGTCGACCAGGACGACGCGGACCGGGCCGGACGAGGACGCGGGGACGGGGGTGGGGACGGGGGTCATGACTGCTCTCCTTCGAGGGGCGGGAGTCGGAGCTCGACCTCGGTGCCGTCGTCGCGGCGGCGGACCCGGGCGGAGCCGCCGTGGCGCTCCATCCGGCCGAGGAGCGACTGGCGCACGCCCAGCCGGTCGTCCGGGACGGCTTCGAGGTCGAAGCCGGCGCCGCGGTCGCGCACGAACGCCTCGACCCCGCCCGGCCCGATCTCGACGTAGGCGGTGACGGGCGGGGTGGCATGGCGGACGGCGTTGAGGAGGGCCTCGCGCAGCGCCCGG
Proteins encoded in this window:
- a CDS encoding quinone oxidoreductase family protein encodes the protein MSDLIGPALVVTRPGGRDVLTVEDRAAGHPGEGELLVEVSAVGVNFIDVYQREGVYPMQTPFVSGNEGAGTVVEIGAGVDGFAVGDRVAWPQGLGSAARYSVQPAARVVHVPAGVDLDDAAAVMLQGLTAHYLVRSTFPVEEGTVALVHAAAGGVGQLLVQMVKRLGGMVVATAGGPEKCETARGRGADHVIDYRAVADLAAAIDEATGGRGVDVAYDGVGKDTFDASLASLRPRGTLALFGASSGQVPPFDIQRLNSGGSLFLTRPTLGHYLRDRAELEWRADEVFRQVADGTLEIAVGGRYDLRDAARAYEDLEGRRTQGKLLLLP
- a CDS encoding LuxR C-terminal-related transcriptional regulator — translated: MTPVPTPVPASSSGPVRVVLVDDHRMFRTGVRAELTEAMAGGAPVCEFVGEAPDVDSAIAVIRKETPDVVLLDVHLPGGSGNGGGDVIRGCAGVETASGAPVRFLALSVSDAAEDVIAVIRAGARGYVTKTINARDLVTAIRRVADGDAVFSPRLAGFVLDAFGAAAGEIAEVDEELDRLSAREREVMRLIARGFQYKEVAKELFISVKTVETHVSSVLRKLQLSSRHELTAWAMGRRLV